The following proteins are co-located in the Microvirga ossetica genome:
- a CDS encoding ABC transporter substrate-binding protein → MRIKGALLTGVVLLASSPALAQSGGVINVATIGEPPTLDPMVSTADLVGIVTQHFFETLYTFDKDWKVTPLLAASMPEVTEGGKVYTIKLRDGIKFHDGSDMTSEDVVASLKRWMEQGSRGKQVAGNVDKLEAVDPSTVRLTLKTPYAPLLALLSFNNSAAVIMPAEKMDVPMKEPVGTGPYKLKERKPDQYIQLVRNDAYKPLDGAGNGYGGARKAILDEIRFVPVPDPNTRVEGAISGQFDYVDSLPVESFDRLKNLQTSKPVILKPFGWPVFVMNTKQGVTENVDTRMAIRLALSMEDMLAAAFGNPEFYSLDGAMYPKGYVWNSNAGIDGRYNVADPDKAKALLKKANYNGAPLRILTSRQYEFHYKMAQVAAEYLKQAGFAVDLQVVDWATLTQRRGDPALWDIYITHSPFLPEPALIGQLSESSPGWWSTPARKKAVDAFNTESDPQKRPALWAEVQKVIYDETPSIKIGDFNALSAQSPKLEGVVPAPWPYFWNVSVKK, encoded by the coding sequence ATGAGGATCAAAGGAGCATTGCTTACCGGTGTGGTTCTGCTCGCATCGAGCCCCGCCTTGGCTCAATCGGGAGGTGTCATCAACGTGGCGACGATCGGCGAACCGCCGACACTCGACCCCATGGTCTCGACGGCGGATCTCGTCGGGATCGTCACCCAGCACTTCTTCGAGACGCTTTACACCTTCGACAAGGATTGGAAGGTGACACCCCTTCTCGCGGCAAGCATGCCCGAGGTCACCGAGGGCGGAAAGGTCTATACGATCAAGCTGCGGGACGGCATCAAGTTTCACGACGGCTCGGACATGACCTCCGAAGATGTGGTTGCCTCTCTCAAGCGCTGGATGGAGCAGGGCTCCCGCGGCAAGCAGGTTGCCGGCAATGTCGACAAGCTGGAAGCTGTCGATCCCTCAACCGTGCGTCTGACCCTGAAGACGCCCTATGCGCCTCTCCTGGCCCTTCTGTCGTTCAACAACTCCGCGGCTGTCATCATGCCGGCGGAGAAGATGGATGTTCCGATGAAGGAGCCGGTCGGGACCGGCCCCTACAAGCTGAAGGAACGCAAGCCGGATCAGTATATCCAGCTTGTTCGCAACGACGCCTACAAGCCTCTCGACGGCGCCGGAAACGGCTATGGCGGAGCGCGCAAGGCCATTCTCGACGAGATCCGTTTCGTCCCGGTTCCGGATCCCAATACGCGCGTCGAAGGTGCGATTTCCGGACAGTTCGACTATGTGGACTCGCTCCCGGTCGAATCCTTCGATCGCCTCAAGAACCTGCAGACATCGAAGCCGGTCATCCTCAAACCCTTCGGCTGGCCGGTCTTCGTGATGAACACGAAGCAGGGTGTGACGGAGAATGTCGACACGCGCATGGCCATCCGGTTGGCACTGAGCATGGAAGACATGCTGGCCGCCGCCTTCGGCAATCCCGAATTCTACTCGCTCGACGGCGCCATGTATCCGAAGGGCTATGTGTGGAATTCGAATGCCGGCATCGACGGTCGTTACAACGTCGCGGATCCCGACAAGGCCAAGGCGCTTCTGAAGAAGGCCAATTACAACGGTGCGCCGCTGCGCATCCTCACCAGCCGCCAATACGAGTTCCACTACAAGATGGCACAGGTGGCGGCGGAATATCTCAAGCAGGCCGGGTTCGCCGTCGATCTTCAGGTCGTCGATTGGGCGACCCTGACACAGCGGCGCGGCGATCCGGCTTTGTGGGACATCTACATCACCCACAGCCCGTTCCTGCCGGAGCCGGCTCTGATCGGCCAGCTGTCCGAGAGCTCGCCCGGCTGGTGGTCGACCCCGGCACGCAAGAAGGCGGTCGATGCCTTCAACACCGAGAGCGATCCGCAGAAGCGCCCCGCACTCTGGGCCGAGGTCCAGAAGGTCATTTACGACGAAACCCCCAGCATCAAGATCGGCGATTTCAACGCCCTGTCGGCGCAATCCCCGAAGCTGGAAGGCGTCGTGCCTGCGCCCTGGCCTTACTTCTGGAACGTGTCGGTCAAGAAATAA